GCATCAGCGCCGAGAGCGGCATCGCGACGTTCCGCGACCCCGGCGGGTTGTGGAGCCGGTTCCGCCCCGAGGACCTCGCGAACGTCGACGCGTTCCTTCGGAAGCCGGATCTGGTGCAGCGCTGGTATGCCGAGCGCCGGCGGATCGCGGCGGAGGCCGAGCCCAACGCCGGCCATCGCGCGCTGGTCGACCTCGAAGCGATGACCGACGACTTCACGCTGATCACCCAGAACGTCGACGGCCTCCACCGGCGGGCGGGGAGCCGCAACGTGCTGGAACTCCACGGCAACATCAACCGGAACTATTGCATCGCCTGCCGCGCGCCGGCGCCGGAAGGCTTCGCCGACCGCCTCGCCGAAGGCGCGCCGGCGGATTGCCCGTCGTGCGGCGGCTTCATCCGGCCGGATGTCGTATGGTTCGGCGAACTGCTGCCGGCCGACGCCACCGAGCAGGCCTTCGCGGCCGCCCGGCGCGCCGACGTCGTGCTGAGCATCGGCACCAGCGGGGTCGTGTTTCCGGCCGCCCAGATCCCGCTCACCGGCCGCGACCACGGCGCATATGCCGTCGAAATCAACATCGAACCCAGCGCCATCGCGGGATATATGGACGAAACCCTGATCGGTCCGGCCGGTACGGTGTTGCCGGAACTCCTGTCCGCCCTGCGCGAACAGGCCGGCGAACCGGTCGGCGAATGAACCGTTAGGAGATTCAGGCAACACCCAACCCATGGAATTCGCGCAACCCTACTGGCTCTTCCTCCTGCTCCTGGCGCCGCTTCTCGGCGCCTGGGAGTACTGGCGCGCGCGGCGCAAACGGGCGGGGATGCAGTTCAGCAACATCGCCTCGGTGAAGGCCGCCCCACGCTCCGTCTGGACGTACCTGCGCGGCCTCCCGTCGCTGCTGCGCGTCGGGGCCTTCGTGCTCGGCGTCATCGCCCTCGCCCGGCCCCAGGACCGCGACACGGTGGTCGAGCGCTTCGCGGAAGGCGTCGACATCATCATGGTGCTGGATACGTCGACCTCCATGCGCGCGCAGGACTTCGAGCCGAACCGGTTCGAGGCGGCGCGCGAAGTGGCCGGCGAGTTCGTCAAGGGCCGCGTATCCGACCGTGTCGGCCTCGTCG
The Rhodothermales bacterium genome window above contains:
- a CDS encoding NAD-dependent deacylase; the protein is MDRPARSFSQPLLDRLRRARRIAVLTGAGISAESGIATFRDPGGLWSRFRPEDLANVDAFLRKPDLVQRWYAERRRIAAEAEPNAGHRALVDLEAMTDDFTLITQNVDGLHRRAGSRNVLELHGNINRNYCIACRAPAPEGFADRLAEGAPADCPSCGGFIRPDVVWFGELLPADATEQAFAAARRADVVLSIGTSGVVFPAAQIPLTGRDHGAYAVEINIEPSAIAGYMDETLIGPAGTVLPELLSALREQAGEPVGE